GTCGAAGCGGGGAAAGTCGAAATGGCAATGGGCGTCGATCAACTCCATGGTCACCTCCCTGCCCCCGGTGCTCTCAATGTTCCCGGGTTTTGTGGAACTGAATGTCCGGGTAACGCTCCTGGGCCAGGTTCAGGTTTACCATGGTTGGCGCAATGTAGGCGAGCCTGTCGCTGCCATCCAGCGCCAGGTTGTCGTTGTTCTTGCGCTGGAATTCGTCGAGCTTGCGCTCGTCCTTGCAGGTCACCCAGCGCGCCGTCGCCACGTTGATCGGCTCGTAGATGGCTTCCACCTTGTACTCGCTTTTCAGGCGACTGACCACAACATCAAACTGCAGCACCCCGACGGCACCTACAATCAGGTCATTGTTGCGAAGCGGCCGGAACACCTGCACGGCCCCTTCCTCGGACAGCTGGATCAACCCCTTTTGCAACTGCTTGGCCTTGAGCGGATCCTTCAGGCGAATCCGGCGGAACAGTTCCGGAGCGAAGTTCGGTATACCCGTGAACTTCATGTCCTCGCCCGCAGTGAAGGTGTCGCCCAGCTGGATGGTGCCGTGATTGTGCAGACCGATGATATCGCCAGCGAAGGCTTCGTCTGCATGCTCACGGTCCCCGGCCATAAAGGTCAGGGCATCGGAGAACCGAACCTCCTTGCCGATGCGCACATGGCGGGCCTTCATGCCCTGGCTGTATTTGCCGGACACAATCCGCAGGAAGGCCACCCGATCCCGGTGCTGAGGATCCATATTGGCCTGTATTTTGAAGACAAAGCCCGAGAAGCCGTCTTCCGCTGGCTCCACCAGTCTCTGGTCGGTCTCCCTGGGCTGCGGCGCCGGCGCCCAATCCACAAGACCATCCAGCATGTGATCCACACCAAAGTTACCCAGGGCGGTACCGAAGAATACCGGGGTCAGTTCGCCGGCAAGAAAAGCCTGCTGGTCGAATTCGTGGGATGCTCCCTTGACCAGTTCGATCTCGTCTCTCAGGTCTGTGGCGTAGGCACCAATGGCCTGATCCAACTCGGGATTATCAAGCCCGGGAATCACCCGCTTCTCCTGAATGGTGTGCCCCTGGCCCGACTGGTACAGAATCACTTCGTCCCGCAACAGGTGGTATACGCCCTTGAAACTCTTACCCATGCCGATGGGCCAGGTGATCGGCGCACAGGCAATCTTGAGCACGTCCTCAACTTCGTCCATGAGTTCCACGGGGTCTCGCGTGTCACGGTCGAGTTTGTTCATGAACGTCAGGATAGGAGTATCCCGCAGTCGCGTGACCTCCATCAGCTTGATGGTTCGTTCCTCAACGCCCTTGGCGCTATCGATAACCATGAGGCAGGAGTCCACGGCGGTCAGCGTCCGGTAGGTGTCTTCCGAGAAATCCTCGTGGCCCGGCGTATCCAGCAAGTTCACCAGCCGCCCACCGTAGGGAAACTGCATCACCGAGGTGGTGACAGAAATGCCCCGCTCTTTTTCCATCTCCATCCAGTCGGACTTGGCATGCTGGCCCGATTTCTTGCCCTTGACGGTGCCCGCCTTCTGGATAGCCTGCCCGAACAGAAGGACCTTCTCCGTGATGGTGGTTTTACCGGCGTCCGGGTGCGATATGATGGCGAAGGTACGGCGCTTGGCCACTTCCTTGGAAAGGGTAGACATAATCGAAACGGAACCTGAATCTGAAGCTCGGAAAAAGGCGGCCATTATAGAGCCTATGGGTTGAATTCGCGAACACCGGCGTACTGACTGCACGCTAGCGCGACAGCGTACGAACCATCACCAGGGCATCCTCGCGGCCGTCGGGTGCCGGATAATATCCGGGGCGCTGCCCGATCTCGTGAAAGCCCTCCCGACGATACAGATCAATGGCGGGCCTGTTGCTTATCCGGACTTCCAGCAGCAACTGCGACATGCCCTCGTGGGCCGCGGTGGCAAGCAGATGTTTGAGGAGGTACCGCCCGACGCCCTGCCCCCGGGCCAGCGGGTGGACACAGAGATTGAGCAGGTGTGCCTCTCCGGCCATGTAGGCAACCACGGCATAGCCCGCAAGACGATCACCATGGCTGGCAGCCCAGAGGCGGTAACTGTCCTTGAAACAATCCAGGAAAACGGCCTCGCTCCATGGGTGGGAATAGCCCTGACGCTCAATATCCAGAACCGAAGGCAGGTCTTCCTCTGCCAGAGGCCTCAGTTGCAAATCGGACAGCAGGACCTGTTGATAGACACCAGGACGGGCCATCAACGGGCGCCCAGCGGCTTGATCAACTGCCAGAGTCTCCGCTTGAGGCCTGAGTCGCCCGCAAGCTCTGCCAGCGAATGCGGAAAGCTTACCGCCGGTGAACGCTCCAGGGCTTCTGCAATCCAGTCGTTACTGCCCTTTGACGCACTCCTGAGCACTATAATCTCATGCCCATTGATTCCAGCCACCACACTGCGAAGAACCTCCTGCACGTTACTGCCATTCTTGGCCAGAACCCGCAAATTGTTGAAGATCGGCCAGCCGATCCGGCCCAGGTCACGGGCCTGACGTTCTCCGACGCTGGCCAGAATGTTGGCGGCCAGGACTTCCTGGAGCCGCTGACTCGCGTCTGAAGAAAA
The sequence above is drawn from the Marinobacter gudaonensis genome and encodes:
- the prfC gene encoding peptide chain release factor 3, whose protein sequence is MSTLSKEVAKRRTFAIISHPDAGKTTITEKVLLFGQAIQKAGTVKGKKSGQHAKSDWMEMEKERGISVTTSVMQFPYGGRLVNLLDTPGHEDFSEDTYRTLTAVDSCLMVIDSAKGVEERTIKLMEVTRLRDTPILTFMNKLDRDTRDPVELMDEVEDVLKIACAPITWPIGMGKSFKGVYHLLRDEVILYQSGQGHTIQEKRVIPGLDNPELDQAIGAYATDLRDEIELVKGASHEFDQQAFLAGELTPVFFGTALGNFGVDHMLDGLVDWAPAPQPRETDQRLVEPAEDGFSGFVFKIQANMDPQHRDRVAFLRIVSGKYSQGMKARHVRIGKEVRFSDALTFMAGDREHADEAFAGDIIGLHNHGTIQLGDTFTAGEDMKFTGIPNFAPELFRRIRLKDPLKAKQLQKGLIQLSEEGAVQVFRPLRNNDLIVGAVGVLQFDVVVSRLKSEYKVEAIYEPINVATARWVTCKDERKLDEFQRKNNDNLALDGSDRLAYIAPTMVNLNLAQERYPDIQFHKTREH
- the rimI gene encoding ribosomal protein S18-alanine N-acetyltransferase, translating into MARPGVYQQVLLSDLQLRPLAEEDLPSVLDIERQGYSHPWSEAVFLDCFKDSYRLWAASHGDRLAGYAVVAYMAGEAHLLNLCVHPLARGQGVGRYLLKHLLATAAHEGMSQLLLEVRISNRPAIDLYRREGFHEIGQRPGYYPAPDGREDALVMVRTLSR